One Dermacentor andersoni chromosome 6, qqDerAnde1_hic_scaffold, whole genome shotgun sequence genomic window carries:
- the LOC140219107 gene encoding multidrug resistance-associated protein 1-like, with amino-acid sequence MSALEDVFRSKLFELRLKEIDQAYCVNVLDSLLETFISASTSVMIIIAFAIVTFMNPEKIFSPATIYSCMYILTLMDVFTNTMPHVVRLKSPVFRSCRRLMSFFADEEWNSQAIENTGGHETATGEITLSDCSFAWAKEGSEVDHPVLQNISVNVSNGSIVGIVGSVGSGKSSLLSAVSSDMRRLRGSTALRGTIGVVCQRPHVFNMTIRDNIIFGRKVDELYYWKVLEACQMIRDIESLPAGDLAEAGEKGEMLSGGQRQRVALARAVYSRSDIYLLDDPISSQDARVARGILERVIGPRGLLGTKTRLFVTNNTRLPFSPDQWVLMNDRTAVLFEDLNKLKQHSGAPTELFKESNGKRIHQIEPEER; translated from the exons ATGTCTGCACTTGAAGACGTGTTTCGAAGTAAGCTCTTCGAACTCAGACTGAAGGAGATAGACCAAGCGTACTGCGTCAATGTACTGGACAGCCTTCTGGAGACTTTCATTAGTGCATCTACGTCTGTG ATGATCATTATTGCTTTTGCAATCGTTACGTTCATGAACCCGGAGAAAATATTTAGCCCAGCTACTATATACTCATGTATGTACATCTTGACACTGATGGATGTTTTCACAAATACGATGCCCCATGTTGTCAGGCTGAAGAGCCcg GTTTTTCGCAGCTGTCGAAGACTAATGTCATTTTTTGCTGATGAAGAGTGGAACTCTCAAGCAATTGAAAACACTGGAGGACACGAAACTGCCA CTGGAGAAATCACCTTGAGTGACTGCTCCTTTGCCTGGGCAAAGGAAGGCTCGGAGGTGGATCATCCTGTTCTTCAGAATATCAGCGTCAACGTGAGCAATGGTTCCATTGTGGGCATCGTGGGTTCTGTAGGAAGCGGGAAGTCTTCGCTCTTGTCTGCTGTCTCCAGCGACATGAGACGCCTGAGGGGATCCACAGCGCTTAGA GGCACAATTGGTGTTGTATGTCAAAGACCTCATGTCTTCAACATGACCATAAGGGACAACATAATCTTCGGCAGAAAGGTCGATGAATTGTACTACTGGAAAGTGCTGGAAGCTTGTCAAATGATTCGAGACATCGAGAGTCTCCCGGCTGGCGACTTGGCTGAAGCAGGAGAGAAG GGTGAAATGCTGAGTGGAGGTCAAAGACAGCGAGTAGCCTTAGCCCGAGCGGTCTACTCAAGAAGCGACATTTACCTCCTGGACGATCCCATCAGCTCTCAAGATGCCCGTGTTGCACGCGGTATCCTCGAGCGAGTCATTGGGCCACGTGGTCTGCTTGGAACAAAG ACACGCCTCTTTGTAACCAACAACACCAGGCTACCATTCAGTCCCGATCAGTGGGTCCTTATGAACGACAGGACCGCAGTGCTCTTCGAAGATCTGAACAAGCTGAAGCAGCACTCGGGAGCACCGACGGAACTGTTCAAAGAATCGAACGGTAAACGAATCCACCAAATTGAACCGGAGGAGAGGTAA